In Marinobacter sp. es.048, the following proteins share a genomic window:
- the murG gene encoding undecaprenyldiphospho-muramoylpentapeptide beta-N-acetylglucosaminyltransferase: protein MTEQRRFLLMAGGTGGHVFPALATARALEARGHQVYWLGASGGMEQRLIGETDIPLSLIHISGLRGKGKLALVLAPFRLMRALGEAFTILRRIRPDCVVGMGGFVTGPGGVAAWLSRTPLVIHEQNAIAGMTNRILVRFAETVLEAFPGSFGPKVVTRCTGNPVREDLAALPVPEQRLAGREGALRLLVIGGSLGAQVFNEQLPEALAMLPEADRPVVRHQCGERHADAARQAYGQHGVEASVEPFIKDMAEAYQWADMVLCRAGALTVSELCAAGIGAVLVPFPHAVDDHQTKNGQQMVAAKAAILIPQAKMTPVVLAETLGDLARDRSRVTDMAKAARTLARPDATERVVNYCLEAANG from the coding sequence ATGACTGAACAGCGCCGCTTCCTGCTGATGGCCGGTGGTACCGGAGGCCATGTTTTCCCGGCCCTGGCGACGGCACGGGCACTTGAAGCTCGTGGTCACCAGGTCTACTGGCTTGGTGCAAGTGGAGGCATGGAGCAGAGACTCATCGGGGAAACCGACATTCCTCTGTCACTGATTCATATTTCCGGTTTGCGGGGCAAGGGCAAGCTTGCTCTGGTGCTGGCGCCGTTCCGTCTGATGCGGGCGTTGGGGGAGGCGTTCACCATCCTGCGCCGGATCCGCCCGGATTGCGTCGTGGGTATGGGTGGGTTCGTCACCGGGCCCGGTGGTGTGGCTGCGTGGTTGAGCCGCACACCGCTGGTGATTCATGAACAGAACGCCATAGCCGGTATGACCAACCGGATTCTGGTGAGATTTGCTGAAACCGTGCTGGAAGCGTTCCCTGGAAGTTTTGGGCCAAAAGTGGTCACCCGCTGCACCGGTAATCCGGTTCGGGAGGATCTCGCGGCCCTGCCGGTGCCCGAGCAGAGGCTGGCCGGGCGCGAAGGTGCCCTCAGGTTGCTGGTGATTGGCGGCAGTCTTGGGGCCCAGGTTTTCAACGAGCAACTGCCCGAAGCCCTGGCCATGTTGCCGGAAGCTGATCGCCCGGTGGTTCGTCACCAATGTGGTGAGCGTCATGCAGATGCGGCCCGGCAGGCTTATGGGCAACACGGGGTTGAGGCGAGCGTGGAGCCGTTTATCAAGGATATGGCCGAAGCCTACCAATGGGCCGATATGGTGCTATGCCGGGCTGGCGCGCTGACGGTTTCCGAGTTGTGTGCAGCAGGCATCGGTGCAGTACTGGTGCCATTTCCACACGCCGTGGATGACCATCAGACGAAGAATGGGCAACAGATGGTGGCGGCCAAGGCGGCCATCCTGATTCCCCAGGCAAAAATGACCCCGGTGGTGCTGGCGGAAACCCTGGGCGATCTGGCCCGGGATCGCAGCCGGGTAACTGATATGGCGAAAGCCGCGCGAACGCTGGCCCGCCCCGATGCAACGGAGAGAGTCGTGAATTACTGTCTGGAGGCCGCCAATGGCTGA
- the ftsW gene encoding putative lipid II flippase FtsW yields the protein MHADLSLQNRNQWLGEVQPLPILVISSVALLVMGVVMISSASMDMAAETMGNSYHYVIRQLMFAGLGCLLALVAVNVPVAWWERSGWLLLGIGLVSLVLVLTPLGRTVNGSTRWIPFGLFNVQVSEVAKLCLIAYLAGYVVRRRDELLNTWPGFLKPLVVLGLASVLLVIQPDFGATVVLVTAAAGMIFLSGVRLSRFVPLIGTLVVLGAILIVTQPYRLKRVVSYLDPWKDQFDSGYQLTQSLIAFGRGDWGGVGLGNSIQKLFYLPEAHTDFIFAIIAEEFGLLGSLLVLSLFTLLVVTGFVIARRAEKADMPFGACFAYGLTLLIGLQAGINMAVSTGLLPTKGLTLPLVSYGGSSLMINCICIGILARVEMERLDQEKLAREKAGPKTRGGAVYD from the coding sequence ATGCACGCAGATCTTTCCCTGCAGAACCGGAACCAATGGCTTGGCGAGGTTCAGCCTCTGCCCATACTGGTGATCAGTTCGGTTGCCTTGCTGGTGATGGGCGTTGTCATGATTTCCTCGGCATCCATGGATATGGCCGCTGAAACCATGGGTAACAGCTACCACTATGTGATTCGCCAGTTGATGTTTGCCGGTCTTGGTTGCCTGCTGGCGCTGGTCGCCGTCAACGTTCCGGTGGCCTGGTGGGAGCGCAGCGGATGGTTGCTTCTGGGTATTGGCCTGGTGTCGCTGGTTCTGGTTCTTACGCCTCTGGGACGGACCGTAAACGGCTCCACCCGCTGGATTCCGTTTGGCCTGTTTAACGTCCAGGTTTCGGAAGTGGCGAAGCTCTGTCTGATTGCCTACCTGGCAGGTTACGTGGTCCGTCGCCGTGATGAACTGCTCAATACCTGGCCCGGCTTCCTCAAGCCGCTGGTTGTTCTTGGTCTGGCCTCGGTTCTACTGGTCATTCAGCCGGACTTTGGTGCCACGGTGGTGCTGGTGACGGCAGCGGCGGGGATGATCTTCCTTAGCGGCGTTCGGCTTAGCCGGTTCGTGCCGCTAATCGGCACGCTGGTGGTTCTCGGCGCCATTCTCATCGTTACCCAGCCCTACCGTCTGAAACGGGTTGTCAGCTACCTGGACCCCTGGAAAGACCAGTTCGACAGCGGTTACCAGTTGACTCAATCGCTGATCGCCTTTGGCCGCGGAGACTGGGGCGGGGTAGGCCTGGGTAACTCTATCCAGAAGTTGTTCTATCTGCCCGAGGCGCACACCGACTTCATCTTCGCCATTATCGCGGAAGAGTTCGGTCTGCTGGGATCCCTGCTGGTGCTCAGCCTGTTCACTCTGCTGGTGGTGACCGGGTTTGTCATTGCTCGTCGGGCAGAGAAAGCGGACATGCCGTTCGGCGCCTGTTTCGCCTATGGGCTGACCCTGCTGATCGGCCTGCAGGCAGGGATCAACATGGCGGTCAGTACCGGCCTTCTGCCAACCAAGGGTCTGACCCTGCCACTGGTAAGCTACGGCGGATCCAGCCTGATGATTAACTGTATCTGCATTGGCATTCTGGCCCGCGTGGAAATGGAACGCCTTGATCAGGAAAAACTGGCCCGTGAAAAGGCCGGTCCAAAGACGCGGGGAGGAGCAGTGTATGACTGA
- the murD gene encoding UDP-N-acetylmuramoyl-L-alanine--D-glutamate ligase, translating into MSVIVSDRRTLVVGLGKTGLSCVRYLSEQGRDVAVADSRQAPPGLDQLKAEWPDIPLHLGAFDTELFAGFNELVVSPGISVAEPAIAAAARQGVRIRGDIDLFAEAADAPIVAITGSNGKTTVTTLVGEMAKAAGRKVAIGGNIGTPALDLLGQGADLYVLELSSFQLETTDELNALAATVLNVSDDHMDRYPDKMAYFQAKQRIFRGCKNAIVNLDDPLSTPMARDNLRFLCFGFHRVNPETFSTRDDDQGTWITFGFDNLLLASELKLMGHHNISNVMAALALGHAAGLPMDVMLTVAREFPGLPHRCEFVRRLNDVDFINDSKGTNVGATVAAIESLAPDNGKVVLIAGGDGKGADFTALEAPIALHCRAVLLIGRAAPAIADVLGSGIPVHRMDSLAEAVVRSADLAVPGDRVLLSPACASFDMFRDYLDRGDQFRSLVEAL; encoded by the coding sequence ATGAGTGTCATTGTTTCGGATCGTCGCACACTGGTCGTAGGGCTCGGTAAAACCGGGCTTTCCTGCGTGCGCTATCTGTCCGAGCAGGGGCGGGACGTAGCTGTGGCCGATAGCCGCCAGGCTCCTCCAGGCCTTGATCAATTGAAGGCTGAGTGGCCGGATATTCCGTTGCACCTGGGCGCTTTCGACACAGAACTGTTTGCCGGTTTCAACGAGCTGGTGGTCAGTCCGGGAATCAGCGTTGCGGAGCCTGCCATTGCCGCAGCCGCGCGCCAGGGAGTAAGAATCCGCGGCGATATTGATCTGTTCGCCGAGGCTGCCGATGCGCCCATCGTTGCGATCACCGGCTCCAATGGAAAAACCACCGTCACCACCCTGGTGGGTGAGATGGCAAAAGCGGCCGGCCGGAAAGTTGCTATCGGCGGCAACATCGGCACCCCGGCCCTGGATCTTCTGGGCCAGGGTGCAGACCTGTATGTGCTCGAGCTGTCCAGTTTCCAGCTTGAGACCACGGACGAACTGAACGCCCTGGCTGCGACTGTACTGAACGTCAGCGACGATCACATGGATCGTTACCCGGATAAAATGGCCTACTTTCAGGCCAAGCAGCGGATCTTCCGGGGCTGCAAGAACGCCATTGTCAATCTGGACGATCCCCTGAGCACCCCCATGGCAAGGGACAACCTTAGGTTCCTGTGTTTCGGTTTTCACCGGGTGAATCCAGAAACGTTCAGTACCCGGGACGATGATCAGGGCACCTGGATTACCTTCGGGTTCGATAACCTCCTGCTCGCCAGTGAACTGAAGCTGATGGGGCATCATAATATCAGCAACGTGATGGCCGCTCTGGCACTGGGCCATGCCGCCGGCCTGCCCATGGACGTGATGCTGACGGTCGCCCGGGAATTTCCGGGGCTGCCGCATCGCTGCGAGTTTGTGCGCCGGCTGAACGATGTAGATTTCATCAATGATTCCAAGGGTACCAATGTCGGAGCCACAGTGGCCGCCATTGAAAGCCTTGCACCGGACAATGGCAAAGTTGTGCTGATCGCCGGGGGTGACGGCAAAGGTGCTGATTTTACCGCCCTGGAAGCGCCCATTGCCCTGCATTGCCGGGCTGTGCTGTTGATCGGTCGCGCTGCGCCGGCCATCGCCGATGTGCTGGGCAGCGGTATTCCGGTTCACCGGATGGACAGCCTCGCCGAGGCGGTCGTCCGGTCCGCAGATCTGGCGGTGCCCGGGGATCGTGTATTGCTTTCGCCGGCTTGCGCGAGCTTTGACATGTTCCGTGATTATCTCGATCGCGGTGACCAGTTCCGTTCTCTGGTGGAGGCCCTGTGA
- the mraY gene encoding phospho-N-acetylmuramoyl-pentapeptide-transferase — translation MLLWLTEVLSQYFSALTVFQYLTLRGILGTLTALLISLIIGPVMIRKLSQYQIGQAVRDDGPQTHLSKAGTPTMGGALILVAIGISTLLWADLGNRYVWVTLLVTLLFGAIGWVDDYRKVVERNPRGLPGRWKYFWQSVIGATAAVVLFFSSTLPQETSLYVPFVKQVSLTLGPVLFILLSYFVIVGSSNAVNLTDGLDGLAIMPTVMVAGALGIFAYLSGHAQFANYLLIPHLPGTGELIVFCGALVGAGLGFLWFNTYPAQVFMGDVGALALGAALGVVAVIVRQEIVLFIMGGVFVMETISVILQVASFRLTGRRIFRMAPLHHHFELKGWPEPRVIVRFWVITVVLVLIGIASLKLR, via the coding sequence ATGCTGCTCTGGCTGACAGAGGTCTTATCACAGTATTTCTCTGCACTGACGGTGTTTCAGTACCTGACCCTGCGTGGAATCCTGGGCACACTCACCGCGCTGCTGATTTCGCTGATCATTGGCCCGGTGATGATCCGCAAGCTCAGCCAGTACCAGATTGGCCAGGCGGTAAGGGATGACGGTCCCCAGACCCATCTCAGCAAGGCCGGCACGCCGACCATGGGTGGTGCACTGATCCTGGTGGCCATCGGCATCAGTACGCTGCTCTGGGCGGATCTTGGCAACCGCTACGTCTGGGTTACCCTTCTGGTGACGCTGCTTTTCGGCGCGATCGGCTGGGTTGATGACTATCGAAAAGTGGTGGAGCGCAACCCAAGAGGTCTGCCAGGCCGCTGGAAATACTTCTGGCAGTCGGTCATTGGTGCCACGGCGGCGGTGGTGCTGTTCTTCAGCTCGACGTTGCCGCAGGAGACCTCTCTGTATGTGCCGTTCGTAAAGCAGGTGTCCCTCACGCTTGGCCCGGTATTGTTCATTCTGCTCAGCTATTTCGTCATTGTCGGTAGCAGCAACGCGGTCAACCTTACTGACGGTCTGGATGGACTCGCCATCATGCCGACGGTGATGGTAGCCGGCGCACTCGGCATCTTCGCTTACCTGTCCGGGCACGCCCAGTTCGCAAACTACCTGCTGATCCCGCACCTTCCGGGCACCGGGGAGCTTATCGTTTTCTGCGGCGCCCTTGTCGGGGCCGGGCTTGGTTTCCTCTGGTTCAACACCTACCCGGCCCAGGTATTCATGGGGGATGTGGGCGCTCTGGCCCTCGGGGCCGCCCTGGGTGTAGTTGCGGTTATTGTTCGCCAGGAAATTGTCCTGTTCATCATGGGCGGGGTGTTCGTGATGGAGACCATATCGGTGATCCTGCAGGTTGCGTCGTTCCGTCTGACCGGGCGGCGGATCTTTCGCATGGCGCCGCTGCACCACCACTTTGAGTTGAAAGGCTGGCCGGAGCCGAGAGTGATCGTCCGGTTCTGGGTTATCACCGTCGTTCTGGTCCTGATTGGCATCGCCAGTCTGAAACTGAGATAG
- a CDS encoding UDP-N-acetylmuramoyl-tripeptide--D-alanyl-D-alanine ligase, with amino-acid sequence MMRAFSLAEAKSWLGAECTSGDLASVSFSGVSTDTRTLEQGQLFLALRGENFDGHRFLQQALDKGAVGLVVDAPDSSVDLPQLVVGDTLEALARLASANREESKAGILAITGSSGKTTVKEMCAAILSQMGATLSTKGNLNNHIGVPLTLFGLSPEHQYGVIELGASGLGEIAHTVALAKPCVAILTNAGEAHLEGFGSYENIVLAKGEIIDGVAADGLMVLNRDDPAFGQWQKRAGARRVAGVSRLGAEADYHAVIESQDGGSRTIQVSGPDGWQCRVNLGLEGDHNITNMLLAIAATRELGASDQAIVDGLASVAPVKGRLQVLKLSPELTLIDDSYNANPSSMKAALGVLAGRDGQKVAVLGAMAELGTEASSLHHEVGACARELGIDRLITVGPGCEGYADGFGESTELGLSHEQAVESAVGDKNTPLTVLVKGSRSSAMERVVEGIKEKVNNSCCSG; translated from the coding sequence ATGATGCGCGCCTTTTCGTTGGCGGAAGCCAAGAGTTGGCTGGGTGCCGAGTGCACTTCGGGCGATCTTGCGTCAGTGAGCTTCAGCGGGGTATCCACCGATACCCGTACCCTGGAGCAGGGGCAGCTGTTCCTGGCGCTGCGAGGCGAAAATTTTGATGGCCACCGTTTCCTGCAACAGGCGCTGGATAAGGGCGCAGTTGGCCTGGTGGTCGATGCGCCTGACAGCAGTGTTGACCTGCCCCAACTGGTGGTAGGCGACACTCTGGAGGCTCTGGCCCGGCTCGCGTCGGCCAACCGTGAAGAAAGCAAAGCCGGCATTCTTGCGATCACTGGTAGCAGCGGCAAGACCACGGTCAAGGAGATGTGCGCTGCCATTCTCTCGCAGATGGGCGCGACGCTTTCGACAAAAGGCAACCTGAACAATCACATCGGAGTTCCGCTTACGCTGTTTGGGCTTTCGCCGGAACACCAGTATGGCGTGATCGAACTGGGTGCCAGCGGGCTGGGAGAGATTGCCCATACCGTTGCCCTGGCGAAGCCCTGCGTCGCCATCCTCACCAATGCGGGGGAGGCTCATCTGGAAGGATTTGGCAGCTACGAGAATATTGTCCTTGCCAAAGGCGAAATCATTGATGGCGTGGCGGCAGACGGGCTGATGGTGCTCAACCGTGACGACCCGGCTTTCGGGCAGTGGCAAAAGCGTGCCGGAGCGCGCCGCGTCGCCGGGGTCAGCCGTCTCGGTGCCGAGGCGGATTATCACGCGGTCATCGAGAGTCAGGACGGCGGAAGCCGAACCATTCAGGTGAGCGGCCCGGACGGCTGGCAGTGCCGGGTCAACCTGGGACTGGAGGGCGATCACAACATCACCAACATGCTGCTTGCCATTGCTGCTACCCGCGAGCTGGGTGCCAGTGATCAGGCGATTGTTGACGGGCTGGCCAGTGTTGCACCGGTGAAAGGGCGGCTTCAGGTCCTGAAGCTTTCGCCGGAACTGACATTGATTGACGACAGTTACAACGCTAACCCTTCGTCCATGAAAGCTGCGCTTGGAGTTCTGGCAGGGCGCGATGGTCAGAAGGTTGCGGTACTCGGTGCCATGGCAGAGCTTGGCACAGAAGCCAGTTCGTTGCACCACGAAGTTGGAGCGTGCGCCCGGGAGCTCGGTATCGATCGACTGATCACCGTGGGGCCGGGCTGTGAAGGTTATGCCGACGGGTTTGGAGAGTCCACGGAACTTGGGCTGAGCCATGAGCAGGCCGTTGAATCGGCTGTTGGAGATAAAAACACACCGTTGACAGTGTTGGTCAAGGGTTCTCGCAGTTCCGCCATGGAGCGTGTGGTGGAGGGAATTAAAGAAAAGGTGAATAACTCATGCTGCTCTGGCTGA
- a CDS encoding UDP-N-acetylmuramoyl-L-alanyl-D-glutamate--2,6-diaminopimelate ligase has protein sequence MCITSLSTLLQGIVAVPSVFDVTIHGLKTDSREVASGDAFIALAGTRTPADFYVDKAIEAGATVILLEAEQAGECTERHGALIVPVADLRSLVGRIADRFFEHPSQRLRLIGVTGTNGKTSVCQYVAQLLKETGTPCGILGTLGYGMLGALQPATHTTPDAVQVNRVLSRIVKQEGRAAVMEVSSHALDQGRVDNLSMTGAVFTNLTRDHLDYHGSMEAYGAAKARLFQREELHFSVINFDDPFGRQLFEQLEGKCDRVRYSLHEAQTELWLREFRPTDEGFEAEVDGEWGRFVVTVPLMGSFNASNVLAAMATVLTLGVPVERAQRAAGRLTPPPGRLERFGGANGVRVVVDYAHTPDALANALAALRPHVAGELICVFGCGGDRDAGKRPEMAREAEKLADRVVVTDDNPRGEDPRAIAQDILAGFSDTAQVSVIHDRAEAIRSAIRSATPNDLVLIAGKGHEAYQEIAGQKYPFSDAEQVRHILKLNGGVA, from the coding sequence ATGTGCATCACATCTCTTAGCACATTATTACAGGGTATCGTGGCGGTTCCGTCGGTGTTTGACGTGACCATTCACGGGCTGAAAACCGACAGCCGGGAGGTGGCCTCCGGCGACGCCTTTATCGCCCTCGCGGGTACCCGAACGCCGGCTGATTTTTATGTCGACAAGGCCATTGAGGCGGGTGCGACCGTTATTCTGCTGGAAGCCGAACAGGCCGGTGAGTGCACAGAGCGACACGGCGCCCTGATTGTGCCTGTTGCCGACCTGCGCAGTCTGGTGGGCCGGATCGCCGACCGCTTCTTCGAGCATCCGTCGCAACGGCTTCGCCTGATCGGTGTGACCGGGACCAATGGCAAAACGTCGGTCTGCCAGTACGTCGCCCAGCTACTCAAGGAAACGGGGACCCCCTGTGGCATCCTTGGGACCCTGGGTTACGGCATGCTCGGTGCCCTTCAGCCGGCGACCCACACAACGCCGGATGCAGTGCAGGTAAATCGGGTTCTGTCCCGGATCGTGAAACAGGAAGGTCGCGCTGCGGTAATGGAGGTGTCTTCCCACGCCCTCGATCAGGGGCGCGTGGATAACCTCTCCATGACCGGGGCCGTGTTTACCAATCTGACCCGTGACCATCTGGACTATCACGGCTCCATGGAAGCCTATGGCGCCGCGAAGGCCCGGCTGTTCCAGCGCGAAGAGCTGCACTTTTCGGTTATCAACTTTGACGATCCTTTCGGTCGACAGTTGTTCGAGCAGCTGGAGGGCAAATGTGATCGCGTGCGCTACAGCCTCCACGAAGCCCAGACCGAGCTCTGGTTGCGGGAGTTCCGCCCAACCGACGAGGGCTTTGAGGCTGAAGTGGATGGCGAATGGGGCCGGTTCGTCGTCACGGTTCCCTTGATGGGCAGTTTCAACGCGAGCAATGTGTTGGCCGCGATGGCAACGGTCCTCACACTCGGTGTTCCGGTCGAGCGTGCACAGCGGGCCGCCGGCCGACTCACGCCGCCCCCTGGCAGGCTCGAAAGATTCGGTGGTGCCAATGGTGTCAGAGTGGTGGTCGATTACGCCCATACCCCGGATGCCCTGGCAAATGCGCTGGCAGCTCTGCGCCCGCATGTGGCCGGTGAACTGATTTGTGTATTTGGCTGCGGCGGTGACCGCGATGCCGGTAAACGTCCGGAAATGGCCCGGGAAGCCGAGAAGCTTGCAGACCGTGTGGTGGTTACCGATGACAACCCTCGTGGTGAGGATCCCCGGGCCATTGCGCAGGATATTCTTGCCGGATTTTCGGATACGGCGCAGGTGTCTGTTATCCACGACCGGGCTGAAGCCATCCGGTCGGCGATCCGTTCGGCCACTCCGAACGACCTCGTTCTGATCGCAGGAAAAGGGCACGAGGCTTACCAGGAAATCGCCGGCCAGAAATACCCGTTCAGCGATGCAGAGCAGGTTCGCCACATCTTGAAACTCAATGGGGGTGTGGCATGA
- a CDS encoding peptidoglycan D,D-transpeptidase FtsI family protein: MSDQGKTTTWGQRLASGLAAWRFGSVVGVFLLVVGVLGWRLVDLHVVDNDFLRKQGDVRTIRVESIDAHRGVVTDRYDEPLAVSTPVQTIWANPSEADPSEARLANLARLLRINEASLRQRLEEYSGREFIYLRRKVQPDLAGKVLGLEIDGIYARQEYRRYYPAGEVTAHVVGFTDIDERGQEGIELAYNQWLSGETGRKRVLKDNRGRVIKDLTLIRDATPGQNLALSIDLRLQYLAYRELKAVVAAHNARGGTLVMLDVDTGEVLAMVNQGSYNPNDRSQLAAENLRNKAITDLFEPGSTMKPITMAAALESGNYSVNSTIDTNPGFRRFGRFTIRDHRNYGVMDMSEIIVKSSNVGISRIATDLGGDVIRNLYARLGLGQPTGIGFPGEAVGVLPSPPKWRPVEEATLSYGYGMSVNALQLAQAYMVIANGGVRYPLSLVRQDQKPEGQRVLSEQVTLQVRTMLREAVSRGTGKRAQPGFYSAGGKTGTVHLVGAQGYEDSQYKAIFAGMAPIDNPRLVTVVAVDAPQSGEYYGGEVAAPVFSRVMSDALRLLNVKPELEVGGAKGASSVSGERG; this comes from the coding sequence GTGTCCGATCAGGGAAAGACGACAACATGGGGGCAGCGTTTGGCGTCCGGGCTGGCAGCCTGGCGCTTTGGCTCCGTCGTGGGCGTCTTTCTCCTGGTGGTGGGTGTGCTTGGCTGGCGCCTGGTCGACCTCCATGTCGTTGATAACGATTTTCTCCGCAAGCAGGGCGATGTCCGAACCATCCGGGTTGAAAGTATTGATGCCCATCGTGGCGTAGTCACCGATCGCTACGACGAGCCGCTGGCGGTCAGTACTCCGGTGCAGACCATCTGGGCGAATCCTTCTGAAGCCGATCCTTCCGAGGCAAGACTTGCCAACCTCGCGCGGCTTCTTCGCATCAACGAAGCCTCACTCCGGCAACGTCTCGAAGAATACTCCGGACGGGAATTCATCTATCTGCGCCGCAAGGTTCAGCCGGATCTGGCCGGAAAGGTCCTCGGGTTGGAGATTGACGGGATATACGCCCGTCAGGAGTACCGTCGTTATTACCCCGCGGGCGAAGTGACCGCTCACGTTGTGGGTTTTACGGATATTGACGAGCGCGGGCAGGAAGGGATCGAGCTCGCCTACAACCAGTGGCTATCCGGTGAAACCGGCCGAAAGCGGGTCCTGAAAGACAACCGGGGCCGTGTCATTAAGGATCTGACCCTGATTCGCGACGCCACCCCCGGTCAGAATCTCGCGCTCAGCATTGATTTGCGCCTTCAGTACCTGGCTTATCGGGAGCTCAAGGCGGTTGTGGCGGCTCACAATGCCAGAGGCGGTACACTGGTCATGCTCGACGTGGATACCGGTGAAGTCTTGGCGATGGTCAACCAGGGGTCCTACAACCCCAATGACCGCAGTCAGCTCGCAGCAGAAAATCTCCGGAACAAGGCCATCACCGACCTTTTCGAGCCCGGCTCAACCATGAAGCCGATTACCATGGCGGCTGCTCTGGAGTCTGGCAACTACTCGGTTAATAGCACTATTGATACCAATCCAGGTTTCCGCCGTTTTGGTCGTTTCACTATCCGGGACCATCGCAACTATGGCGTCATGGATATGTCCGAGATTATTGTCAAATCCAGCAACGTCGGAATCAGCCGGATTGCCACCGACCTCGGCGGCGATGTGATCCGCAATCTCTACGCCCGCCTGGGCCTTGGGCAGCCGACCGGTATCGGTTTTCCCGGCGAAGCGGTGGGCGTACTGCCATCGCCACCCAAGTGGCGACCGGTGGAAGAGGCAACGCTGTCTTACGGTTACGGGATGAGTGTGAACGCCCTTCAACTGGCCCAGGCCTATATGGTGATCGCCAATGGTGGTGTGCGCTACCCCCTGAGTCTGGTTCGACAGGATCAGAAACCAGAGGGGCAGCGAGTGCTTTCGGAGCAGGTCACCCTTCAGGTTCGCACTATGCTGCGCGAGGCTGTTTCAAGGGGTACTGGCAAACGTGCCCAGCCGGGATTCTACTCGGCCGGCGGCAAGACCGGGACGGTTCACCTTGTTGGGGCCCAGGGTTACGAGGATAGCCAGTACAAGGCGATTTTTGCCGGTATGGCGCCTATTGATAACCCCAGGCTGGTTACGGTTGTGGCCGTTGATGCGCCGCAGTCCGGAGAATACTACGGTGGTGAAGTAGCCGCGCCAGTATTCTCACGGGTAATGAGTGACGCACTGCGACTGTTGAATGTGAAGCCTGAACTGGAAGTGGGAGGGGCCAAAGGGGCTTCTTCTGTATCCGGAGAGCGAGGGTAG
- the ftsL gene encoding cell division protein FtsL: MGAVAIEEPVKTAKLNKQKVREGVATAVRISRQVFAATKQGKVLVSLGLVAVLLASSIGVVVSAHENRELFNTLSQLQSERDRYQSEWSQLLLEQSALSAHGRVEKLAAERFSMVVPGRQDIVLVPLMSPVVSR; this comes from the coding sequence ATGGGCGCGGTAGCCATTGAAGAGCCGGTAAAAACGGCGAAGCTCAACAAGCAGAAGGTCCGGGAGGGCGTTGCAACCGCGGTCCGGATTTCAAGGCAGGTTTTCGCTGCCACCAAGCAGGGCAAGGTGCTTGTCTCGCTTGGGCTGGTTGCCGTATTGCTGGCTTCCTCCATTGGTGTGGTGGTAAGTGCCCATGAGAACCGGGAGCTTTTTAATACCCTGTCGCAGCTTCAGTCCGAGCGCGACCGTTATCAGAGCGAATGGAGCCAGCTTCTGCTCGAGCAGAGCGCGTTGAGCGCCCATGGCCGGGTGGAAAAGCTGGCAGCTGAACGTTTCAGCATGGTGGTGCCGGGGCGTCAGGATATTGTGCTGGTGCCACTGATGTCGCCGGTTGTCAGCCGGTAA